TTAATCTCAAAAATCACTATGTAACGAAGTTTTTAGATGAAGAATCATTTGTTCATAACCTTGAATATGAATTTTTAAGATATCAGCGTTATAAACGAACTTTTGGTTTAATTGGAATTGAAGTAGGAAATATAACAGTACAAAAAATCAATAAAGTTATCCGTAGTATTCATCTGTGTACGCGCATTACAGATTCTTTTTGCACAATAGGTCATAATAAAATCGTTGTACTATTACCTGAAACAGGTGATAGAGGAATAAAAGCGGTGAATCACAAGCTCCAAAATATATTTAATAAAGAAGGACTCTTAGAAATTCGCATTCAGATGGTTATAGTAGATACATCTTTTGAAAGCGTCAAAGAAATATTAAAAGAAACCATAGGTTCTTAAGCGCTTTTTGGGACAGGATAAGGACGCATACATTGACAATTGTCGATGTGTATGATAAAGTGAAACTGAAATTTAATGACCTAAAAAGTGAGGTATAAAATGAAATATAAAGTAGCATTTGTGTGTGTTCACAATTCATGCCGTAGTCAAATGGCCGAAGGATGGGCAAAAAAATTAGGGGCAGATATTTTTGAAAGTTATTCGGCTGGAACGCAAAACTATCCACAGGTAAAACCAATGGCTGTAGAAGTGATGGAAGATGCAGGAGTTGATATGGCAACCCATTACCCTAAGTTGCTATCAGATATTCCGGCTGAACTTGATATATTAATAACGATGGGATGTAATGTGGTGTGTCCACATGTTCCGAATAAGCA
This sequence is a window from Vallitaleaceae bacterium 9-2. Protein-coding genes within it:
- a CDS encoding arsenate reductase ArsC, with product MKYKVAFVCVHNSCRSQMAEGWAKKLGADIFESYSAGTQNYPQVKPMAVEVMEDAGVDMATHYPKLLSDIPAELDILITMGCNVVCPHVPNKHMEDWGLEDPSGGPIEGFRETRDLIKQKVEELIERVKSGQIDL